Below is a genomic region from Nilaparvata lugens isolate BPH chromosome 3, ASM1435652v1, whole genome shotgun sequence.
CCCTAGGCTTCTTGGATGGAATGAATTTTTTCACCAAAATTCCATCGGTCCAGAAGTCTGAAGCCATGACACACTCAAGCAGCCTATCAGTAACCACTATCTTGAAGGATGAATAGGTATTGAATTTAGAGTTCAGTTTGTAGCAGTCAAAATCAGATTTATCCATACCAGATTCAGTCAGATATTTCACAAGCTCCCCTACCTCCACCTCAGGGTGCAGCCTAGAGACGAAAACTGATTTTCTCCTATCCACTGTCTTGAGGGGTAGAATACCAGGTTTGGAGGGGGAAATTTTTCTGGAGCCAATAATAGTAGTCTTGGGCTTTTTTAATAAAGCAGCACAATATGAGTCCGTCCTGGTAGAGATCGCACTAGGCCTGTCATTTTTCTTCAATCCCTGTACATTAGCTGAGTCACAAGATAAAAAGACATTTGGAATTGATTTAGATAAGGTGTTTTTTCTAGAATTACTATTTTTTCCTTTAGTTACAAGTTTCCATTTTGTATGTTCATCGTCTTCATTATCATTAGTCAAATCACACAACTCCATTCTACTTGAGAAAATGTTAACATGGGAGTTTGAAATAACTTCGTCATCACTTTTTTCATTCGCATCTTGAACATGTAAAACTTGGGAATGTTCATGTAACTGTTTGCACATAACCTCACTTGATTcaattcgttcaacatgcttaTTCAATTGCAAGTAATCCTTATTCATTTTACTCATCTCGTCAAGAATTTCACTTAAAATAAAATGATCGTCACTGTTTGAGTTCAAACGGCTGGTTTCATCCTTTTTAGACACAAACTTTGCATGCTTAGATATGATATCTCTTACCTTTCCCTTGCACGCCTCACAATACCACACTGCTTTGTCACCAAGATCACATATTTTTCGATATTCTATTGTTACAATGTTGATACACTTAATATGATACCAGTTCGCACACAAACCTTCACAATTTAATGCACTTTCATTTTCTTTAACTATCTTACAACAGACTCCGCAGTTTGACTCAGCACTCACATCCGCCATTTTTTGTTCCCGTTCCAATTAATATAGGTCCAAAAATACTTatttaccaagttatacagagtgaaagattttgtctgaatttatttttttcttttaaaaaaaaatgttgtgtttattgtacatttattaTGGTAAATCCGCTTCAAACCTTGGGAACTTGTTTTTTGGAACCAAGTTTTGCGTATTttgtcacatatcttaaaaaaatatactttaGCTAAAGGTCTGGAAACtgtttcatttaattttacataaagtacactatattgtacatcttaattaacagccaacaaataccagtggggcttcgtttcagcaggggaactgaaattcagacgaaatcttccacTCTTTCACTCCACTCTTCCATTTCTTCATCATTCATgcagagaaggaaaaaaatcatcaacttcatactcactttttcaagtattataattttgaaactgataaaaatgtGATACAACATGAACTTTTGTCCTTATGCAAGgaaatatttaatgaatatgCATGAATATAAAGACTCACAACTTTAATTCACATTTCTTATCCAAAGTATAATTAAGGGAAATAATAGAAATGTAGAATGTTTGTCCAAAACAACATTAAAATGTAATTCATATAAACTTATTTTACAGTTAATTGTATTGAAAATCTGACATCACATTTTTTCATAATgatacattttattattatattttctaaaaaaagactGAGCCAAATACTCAGCAACTGGACAATAATTCATCTTTATTTGTCTTTTCACTTAATTTCTTTCCATTTATATCAACAAAATCACAGCACTACAATAACatttgattaaattattaaaaactataaagctcatataaaacataattttcattaatctttcaaatttacaggTGGTGATGACGTTTACAAAAGCATGTAGTTCGCATACAATCTTTTCAAGCAGTTTCTTGGTGACAAGAGTATTCCAAAAGATACAATGGACACGTTGGAATCAAGTAAAATTTGCTTATTTCATTTGTGGTTCAGATGCAGTAATAAATCATGGactaattttcattaaattagtCGATATGTTGGAACACAGTAAAATTCAACAAGTAAATAACTTGTTAATAAATTcaaccatttttattatttatcaaaatacaaCTAGTgccacttgaaaatggctctaataaaactagttgtgttttgataaaatcaaaaatTGGTAAGCTActtgattaattttattgttgttcaataataattttagtagGTATATAGCCTAGTCCTATAGAGGAAAGTGAGTCCAAATGTTGGTTGTCAGTACCTAATTCATAAGAATAAAGAATGGTATCTATAGTATTGTAATAAtccataatttataaaataattcaacttacAGTATTAGTAAAATCCAAAATCtaacaaaaatccaaatataTTGAACAAGTACTTACTTATATTTAACAAGTATATGTACTCATACTACTTAAGTATTAGTGCTATTGTGctataatcaatatttattacaaatagTTGTTTTGCCATGGGATTGAGCCATTTGTAGAAAAGTGTTGGGCTAAATGTAATTGAATGTTTTTAGATGCAATGCCAGATCTTCTTGGTGTATGTCCAAGTGGTTTAAAGCTACCAGATATTTGTCCTTGTCTCCATGCTCCTGGGATTAACTCTCCACTTTCCTCTCTATCCACCATTCCACTGGGCATGTACAATTGATTTGAAGATGTTTGTTTTCGTAGGTAGTTGTGTAAATATGCAACAGTTAAAACTACAATCTTGACCTTTTCAAGTCGTATGGGCTTCAATAAAACCTCAAACTTTGAACTGACTACTCCAAAGGTATTTTCGACTACCCTGCATGCCCTGGACAATCTATAATTGAATATTCGTTCAATTGAACCTGCATGTGGAGTTCCTCTAAATGGTGTCATAGTGTAGTCATTAAGTTCAAAAGCTTGATCACCCAAGATGAAGTAAGGAACTTCCATTCTGTAAGGAATTTGTAATGGTTTTGGACTGGGGATATTAAGTGTcctattttctagttttctatACAGCTCAGTATTTTTAAAAACACTCACATCTGAGAATCTTTCAGGACTGCCAACATTTACATACAGAAAATTGTAATTGGCATCAACCAAGGCAAATAGCacaatactaaaaaaatgtttgTAATTGTAGTATTCAGTGCCACTGTTCCATGGTGCTCGTAGCTGGACATGTTTCCCGTCCGTTGCCCCCAGTACATTGGGGAAATTCCATTTTTCTTCAAACTCCTTTGATATCGATTCCCATTCTCCACTTGAAGATGGTaactgaaatttaaaaaaatatatcgcTGTATTAAtacattattgtaatattgtttttacaGGATGAAAATCCAGAAGAGGGAGCTGCATCTCAGAGACTGGATGTAGAAGAGCCAGCTCCTGAAATTAGGCCTACTGAAGAGTCTCATTCTATGGATGAAGAAGGAgctcaaaaaagaaaaagaaaactttcaTCAGACCCCCAGAATGAAATGTTTATGGAgacatttaaaatattgaaaaaatcaagcaGTAATGTTCCTATTGAGGATGCTTTCAATTCATTTGCACTGCACGTTGcaaatgaaatgagaaaatatgatGAACGCATTCTTCCTTATGTGAAAAGAGAAATATTAAATGTACTATTCAAAGCTGACACTGGAGGGTTCAACCATCTTATAAGCTCCTAACCTGCGCAATCCCCTCAACTTTCTCCACAATCAATCATCCTTTAACATCCCACAATCCCTCTCCCTCAACCTCAACTACAACCCTACACCACAACTACTGTAGAACATCTACGATGtctgctcctccttctcccacAACACCTCACACAATTACATTTGATCTTGATGAGGAAATGCTCATGATCGACCATCAGGAGGAGTTGTAATTT
It encodes:
- the LOC111060496 gene encoding uncharacterized protein LOC111060496; amino-acid sequence: MSKKDFDNLLNLIQPVIDKNDTVMREAITSQERLALTLRLLASGDSFVIYSETQNRLFLIYLIPEVCDALIKALKDFKKLPSSSGEWESISKEFEEKWNFPNVLGATDGKHVQLRAPWNSGTEYYNYKHFFSIVLFALVDANYNFLYVNVGSPERFSDVSVFKNTELYRKLENRTLNIPSPKPLQIPYRMEVPYFILGDQAFELNDYTMTPFRGTPHAVL